The Raoultibacter phocaeensis genome includes a window with the following:
- a CDS encoding FAD-binding protein gives MGGTGFSRRDFLKGAGAVGLASGALGIFGGAGLAFADDAAAASEEAANIYQTIMPGETNLLPLKKAECPGPRGPIAFEDREIASSEVIATEECEVLVVGAGIAGLTAALKAAEEGASVICIEKMTAGRGCFECFGAYDAQAQKDAGVEVDPAQLLDEIYRSAYWRTRPEPARTYVFRSGEATDFWQQMLDKGENGFVITKVEQAPNTNGMPLIDSELGFYDSPSLPPDAGVRSGLSGIYVCKEMAEVATRYDNLDIRYSTPAVQLTREDGGRVTGVIAKSADGYVQINASKGVILATGSYDANPEMMEAWVRPEDYATSSWWNPGWGTTGDGHMMGLKVGADMDSLPHPVMNFRWGNPDSFYDARVWTAIWLAINVNGKGARYVNEDLPFQAVSNAQNAQPGYGANCWQIFDDGMLGATEEEAAGAKAAMEEFIEKGWAFSASSPRELAEKCGIDADGLEQTIATWNEYWDAKKDRDFNRFMESTAPFAGETIYALTTNSCILATGGGLTIDGNCRVLDTDDEVIEGLYAVGNVSGSFFAGNYPRHIPGTSIGRAVTFGFVAAEHAVKGA, from the coding sequence ATGGGAGGAACTGGATTTTCCAGGCGAGACTTCCTGAAAGGGGCCGGCGCGGTCGGGCTTGCATCGGGGGCACTCGGCATCTTCGGAGGTGCGGGACTCGCGTTCGCCGACGATGCCGCCGCGGCATCAGAGGAGGCAGCGAACATCTATCAGACCATCATGCCGGGGGAAACGAATCTGCTGCCGCTCAAAAAGGCGGAGTGCCCTGGCCCGCGGGGACCTATCGCGTTCGAGGATCGCGAGATCGCCTCGTCGGAAGTTATCGCAACCGAGGAATGCGAAGTGCTCGTGGTCGGCGCGGGTATTGCAGGACTTACCGCAGCGCTCAAAGCGGCCGAAGAGGGTGCCAGTGTCATCTGCATCGAGAAGATGACCGCTGGTCGCGGCTGCTTCGAGTGCTTCGGCGCGTACGATGCCCAAGCGCAGAAAGATGCCGGAGTCGAGGTCGATCCCGCGCAGCTGCTCGACGAGATCTACCGCTCCGCCTACTGGCGCACGCGCCCCGAGCCCGCGCGTACCTACGTATTCCGTTCGGGCGAGGCGACCGATTTCTGGCAGCAGATGCTCGACAAGGGCGAAAACGGCTTCGTCATCACCAAGGTCGAACAAGCCCCCAACACCAACGGTATGCCGCTGATCGATTCCGAGCTCGGGTTCTACGACAGTCCGTCACTGCCACCCGACGCCGGTGTTCGCTCGGGACTTTCGGGCATATACGTATGCAAGGAAATGGCCGAGGTGGCTACTCGCTACGACAACCTCGACATCCGTTACAGCACGCCCGCCGTGCAGCTTACCCGTGAAGACGGCGGACGGGTCACGGGAGTCATCGCAAAAAGCGCCGACGGGTACGTGCAGATCAACGCCTCGAAAGGCGTAATCCTTGCGACGGGCAGCTACGATGCCAACCCCGAGATGATGGAGGCGTGGGTGCGCCCCGAAGACTACGCGACTTCGAGCTGGTGGAATCCCGGCTGGGGAACCACGGGCGACGGCCATATGATGGGCCTCAAGGTGGGGGCCGACATGGATTCGCTGCCGCATCCCGTTATGAACTTTCGCTGGGGCAATCCCGATTCGTTCTACGATGCTCGCGTGTGGACGGCTATTTGGCTCGCCATCAACGTGAACGGCAAGGGCGCGCGTTACGTGAACGAAGATTTGCCGTTCCAGGCGGTCTCCAACGCGCAGAACGCGCAACCTGGGTACGGTGCTAACTGTTGGCAGATATTCGACGACGGTATGCTCGGCGCAACCGAAGAAGAAGCAGCGGGCGCGAAAGCCGCCATGGAGGAGTTCATCGAGAAAGGATGGGCGTTTTCCGCGTCGAGTCCTCGTGAGCTCGCCGAAAAATGCGGCATCGATGCCGACGGCCTCGAGCAGACCATTGCCACATGGAACGAATACTGGGATGCCAAGAAGGATAGGGATTTCAATCGCTTTATGGAATCGACCGCTCCGTTTGCAGGCGAGACGATATACGCGCTCACTACGAACAGCTGCATTCTCGCTACGGGGGGCGGGCTGACCATCGATGGAAACTGCCGCGTGCTCGATACCGACGACGAGGTCATCGAGGGGCTCTATGCCGTCGGTAACGTGTCGGGCAGTTTCTTCGCAGGAAATTACCCGCGCCATATCCCTGGAACCTCGATCGGCCGTGCGGTCACGTTCGGCTTTGTGGCGGCCGAACACGCCGTGAAAGGAGCGTAA
- a CDS encoding cytochrome c3 family protein, with translation MQSVKRYPLAAVMIAAIVLCLILGLAACAPQSSDEPASSQTPSSSTQTAGVAGEYVSDEQCLSCHGASYESLAETTSNLGDWNPHNSIHGGYNSCQNCHAKDKEITDNYCSHCHAYAPDQAQA, from the coding sequence ATGCAGTCCGTTAAACGCTATCCCCTTGCAGCGGTAATGATCGCTGCTATTGTGCTCTGCCTTATCCTCGGCCTTGCAGCCTGCGCCCCGCAAAGCTCAGACGAGCCGGCTTCCTCCCAAACTCCCTCGTCCTCGACACAGACGGCGGGCGTTGCGGGCGAATACGTTTCCGACGAGCAATGCCTGAGCTGCCATGGTGCCAGCTACGAATCCCTTGCCGAAACCACGTCGAATTTAGGCGATTGGAATCCCCACAACTCGATCCACGGCGGCTACAACTCCTGTCAGAACTGCCACGCGAAGGATAAGGAAATCACCGACAACTACTGCAGCCACTGCCATGCCTATGCACCCGATCAGGCGCAAGCGTAG
- a CDS encoding ferritin, producing MDQKVYELLNDQINKELYSAYLYLSFADYYEDEGLKGFANWYMIQAAEECDHALIFRNYLLDNSCKVKLKAIDQPDKEFAAYLEPLEAALEHEKYVTALINDIYSAAHDVKDYRTMKFLDWFIDEQLEEEATADDMITRMKLFGQDTKALYELDQEYAARTYTVPSPLAAAE from the coding sequence ATGGACCAAAAAGTCTACGAGCTTCTGAACGATCAGATCAACAAGGAACTGTACTCGGCGTACCTCTACCTGTCGTTTGCCGACTACTACGAGGACGAGGGCCTCAAGGGATTTGCCAACTGGTACATGATCCAGGCTGCCGAAGAGTGCGACCATGCGCTGATCTTCCGCAACTACCTGCTCGACAACAGCTGCAAGGTAAAGCTCAAGGCCATCGATCAGCCCGACAAGGAGTTTGCGGCCTACCTCGAGCCGCTCGAGGCCGCGCTTGAGCACGAGAAGTACGTGACCGCGCTCATCAACGACATCTACAGCGCCGCGCACGACGTGAAGGATTACCGTACGATGAAATTCCTCGATTGGTTCATAGACGAGCAGCTCGAGGAAGAGGCGACCGCCGACGATATGATCACGCGCATGAAGCTGTTCGGCCAGGATACCAAGGCGCTCTACGAGCTCGATCAGGAGTACGCAGCTCGCACCTATACTGTGCCGAGCCCGCTCGCCGCTGCGGAATAG
- a CDS encoding NCS2 family permease yields MDKFFKISERGSTISTEIIGGLTTFLAMSYIIAVNPAMMEAAGIPFNAALTATCFGAAIMTVAMGLFANRPIALASGMGINAIVAYSLCLGLGVDWRVAMAVIFLEGILILLLVLCGLRQAVMDAIPVALRRAIGIGIGLFIAFIGLKGGGFIASDESTLLALGDLTSPAAIVGVVSIVVAVILTALKLKAGLLISIVVATIVGIPLGVTPLGGDFSFFPDFSAFAAPFQTTPDGMIALVEVFLQPILLLFVFSLLMSDFFDTMGTVVAVGSRAKFVDERGNVEDIKPILTVDSTAAAVGGFIGASSITSFVESVSGAAAGARTGLSNIVIGIAFLLCAFLAPLVGMVSGAATCGALVVVGYLMMTEIGEIDWSDISSAFPAFITIAGIPLTYSIANGIGFGFISYCIIMVVQGRARQVKPLMWVAAAAFLVAFIFT; encoded by the coding sequence GTGGATAAGTTCTTCAAAATTTCAGAACGGGGCAGTACGATTTCTACGGAAATAATCGGCGGCCTTACGACCTTTCTCGCCATGTCCTACATCATCGCGGTGAATCCGGCGATGATGGAAGCGGCAGGCATTCCATTCAACGCCGCCCTCACGGCTACGTGCTTCGGTGCCGCAATCATGACGGTCGCGATGGGCCTGTTCGCCAACCGGCCCATCGCGCTCGCTTCAGGAATGGGCATCAACGCGATCGTAGCCTATTCGCTGTGTCTCGGCCTCGGTGTCGATTGGCGCGTAGCGATGGCGGTCATTTTTCTCGAAGGCATTCTCATCTTGCTGCTCGTGCTCTGCGGACTGCGACAAGCTGTCATGGACGCTATCCCCGTTGCACTCAGACGAGCCATCGGCATCGGCATCGGCCTGTTCATCGCGTTCATCGGACTCAAAGGAGGCGGGTTCATCGCCTCCGACGAATCGACGCTGCTCGCACTCGGCGACCTTACGAGCCCAGCCGCAATTGTTGGCGTCGTATCCATCGTTGTAGCTGTCATCCTCACGGCGCTCAAACTCAAGGCGGGCTTGCTCATCTCTATCGTCGTGGCGACGATCGTGGGCATTCCGCTCGGCGTGACACCGCTGGGCGGCGACTTTTCGTTCTTCCCGGACTTCTCGGCGTTCGCAGCGCCCTTCCAGACTACGCCCGACGGCATGATCGCCCTTGTGGAAGTGTTCTTGCAACCAATTTTGCTTCTGTTTGTATTCAGCCTGCTCATGAGCGATTTCTTTGACACGATGGGAACCGTGGTGGCCGTGGGCAGCCGCGCCAAATTCGTCGATGAGAGAGGCAATGTGGAAGACATCAAGCCGATCCTCACGGTTGACTCGACCGCTGCAGCGGTCGGCGGTTTCATCGGTGCGAGCTCCATTACCTCGTTCGTCGAGTCGGTGTCCGGCGCAGCAGCAGGAGCGCGCACCGGCCTCTCGAACATCGTGATCGGGATCGCGTTTCTGCTCTGCGCGTTTCTCGCTCCCTTAGTCGGCATGGTGAGCGGAGCTGCCACGTGCGGAGCCCTCGTCGTCGTCGGCTACCTCATGATGACCGAAATCGGCGAAATCGACTGGTCGGACATCTCGTCGGCCTTCCCCGCGTTCATCACGATCGCAGGCATCCCGCTTACGTACTCGATCGCCAACGGCATCGGATTCGGCTTCATTTCCTACTGCATCATCATGGTCGTCCAAGGCAGAGCCCGCCAAGTCAAGCCGCTCATGTGGGTAGCCGCCGCAGCATTTCTGGTCGCGTTCATCTTTACGTGA
- a CDS encoding LysR family transcriptional regulator — protein sequence MIDTKRLLGGTVEIRQIDYFVAVAQRKSFTKAADELYLSRQALSKAVRNLEHELGAKLLANREHHLELTEFGTDFLNDAAPVLQAYKELEQRYTVASGEAPLTYALSVAFSHGTALSLPERTVDAFRAKHPEIMLSAEEVTTEEAIGMIRSGESDISLVGSAPRYLSEFDIALVVETGVFVHVPIGDALASRDRLSLADLDGKPFITFGKRNHLHRYFMEACEAADVCPTILMTTSDVDLLVRSADEQQAFYFGFPPNVLEDEKEQRVLIAVDMGRDDAFGTYAIKRKGSVLSSSARAFWDYLGQL from the coding sequence GTGATCGATACGAAACGGCTTCTGGGAGGGACCGTGGAAATTCGGCAGATCGACTATTTCGTTGCCGTCGCGCAGCGAAAAAGCTTCACCAAGGCCGCCGACGAATTGTACCTGTCGCGTCAAGCGCTCAGCAAAGCCGTGCGAAACCTCGAGCACGAACTGGGCGCGAAGCTGCTCGCCAATCGGGAACACCACCTCGAACTCACCGAGTTCGGCACGGATTTCCTCAACGATGCGGCACCGGTCCTCCAGGCGTACAAAGAACTCGAACAGCGCTATACCGTAGCTTCCGGGGAAGCGCCTCTTACCTACGCGCTTTCCGTAGCGTTCTCCCACGGAACCGCCCTATCGCTGCCCGAGCGTACCGTCGATGCGTTTCGGGCCAAACACCCCGAAATCATGCTCTCGGCCGAAGAGGTTACCACCGAGGAGGCCATCGGCATGATCCGCTCCGGGGAATCCGACATAAGCCTAGTCGGATCCGCTCCGCGATACCTTTCGGAGTTCGATATCGCACTCGTCGTGGAAACCGGGGTGTTTGTCCATGTGCCGATCGGCGACGCCCTTGCTTCGCGCGATCGTCTCAGCCTTGCCGATCTCGATGGGAAACCGTTCATCACGTTCGGCAAGCGAAACCATCTGCATCGGTATTTTATGGAAGCATGCGAGGCGGCAGACGTTTGCCCCACCATTCTCATGACCACATCAGACGTCGATTTACTCGTGCGAAGCGCCGATGAGCAACAGGCATTTTACTTCGGGTTCCCCCCGAATGTGCTCGAAGACGAGAAAGAACAGCGCGTTCTTATCGCCGTGGACATGGGCCGCGACGATGCCTTCGGCACCTACGCCATCAAGCGCAAAGGCTCGGTGCTTTCATCTTCCGCCCGGGCTTTCTGGGATTACCTTGGACAGCTTTAG